In one window of Bdellovibrio bacteriovorus W DNA:
- a CDS encoding partition protein, ParA-like protein (COG1192 ATPases involved in chromosome partitioning) has product MAKTICIANQKGGVGKTTTSVNLSSALATLGKRVLLIDMDPQGNASSGLGIKRYESQDSNSYHVLIGEKTLSEATQQTSNPNLKISTANPDLVGAEIELVDMPHREYRLKQAIATVADEYDYVIIDCPPSLGLLTLNALNAADSFLVPLQCEYYALEGLSQLLNTAGLIKKNLNPQLHIEGIVLTMFDVRNNLSHQVVNEIKNHFGEKVFNAIIPRNVRLSEAPSHGQSILDYDTKSIGAVRYLELAKEVITRTEQKTTENTSVNTQQTATEGELNV; this is encoded by the coding sequence ATGGCAAAAACTATCTGTATTGCGAACCAAAAAGGCGGGGTTGGCAAAACGACGACATCTGTGAATTTATCTTCTGCTTTGGCTACTCTGGGTAAGCGCGTATTACTGATCGACATGGATCCGCAAGGGAATGCATCCAGCGGACTCGGTATTAAGAGATACGAGAGCCAAGATAGCAATAGCTACCACGTGCTTATTGGTGAAAAAACCCTGAGCGAGGCTACTCAGCAAACTTCAAATCCAAACTTAAAAATTTCGACGGCTAATCCAGATCTTGTGGGCGCAGAAATTGAGTTAGTGGATATGCCTCACCGTGAGTACCGTTTGAAGCAAGCTATCGCTACGGTTGCTGATGAATATGACTATGTAATCATCGACTGCCCACCTTCATTGGGTCTTTTAACTTTAAATGCATTAAATGCAGCGGATAGCTTTTTGGTACCGCTTCAGTGTGAGTACTACGCCCTTGAGGGATTAAGTCAGCTTTTAAACACAGCGGGGCTTATTAAGAAAAACCTGAATCCGCAACTTCATATTGAAGGCATTGTTCTTACAATGTTTGATGTGAGAAATAACTTGAGTCATCAAGTAGTTAATGAAATCAAAAACCATTTTGGTGAAAAAGTCTTCAACGCAATCATTCCTAGAAACGTTCGCCTCAGCGAGGCACCAAGCCATGGTCAGTCTATTTTAGACTATGACACGAAATCTATTGGCGCAGTGCGCTACCTTGAGTTGGCTAAGGAAGTGATTACTCGTACTGAACAAAAAACAACTGAAAATACTTCTGTGA
- a CDS encoding glucose inhibited division protein B (COG0357 Predicted S-adenosylmethionine-dependent methyltransferase involved in bacterial cell division), which translates to MENSSEQSAPTIHWRLQEWFQDIDLHTQAQLKTFQEELIKANRTISLIGPKTVFFADAIHFSDSILGYRTIVQSHSLAGDIFCVGTGSGFPGIVISILDPQKKVIILESDSRKIEFLNSVINSLKLTNTSVLNKSLDQMADGSVQTVIARGFGSISKAIMLGRKSVAKGGVFFHFKGEEWGVELSEIPTQLCSLWSPSLVGDYKLPIGNMKFSVIKTDKIG; encoded by the coding sequence TTGGAAAATAGTTCGGAGCAAAGTGCGCCAACGATTCATTGGCGCCTTCAGGAGTGGTTTCAGGATATTGATCTTCACACTCAGGCACAGCTTAAGACTTTTCAAGAAGAGCTGATCAAAGCCAATAGAACTATTAGCCTCATTGGACCAAAGACTGTATTTTTCGCAGATGCCATTCACTTTTCAGATTCTATTTTAGGCTATAGGACGATTGTCCAGAGTCATTCACTAGCGGGCGATATTTTTTGTGTAGGAACGGGCAGTGGCTTTCCAGGAATCGTCATTAGTATTTTAGACCCTCAAAAGAAAGTCATTATCCTTGAATCTGATTCTAGGAAAATTGAGTTCCTTAACTCGGTGATTAATTCATTAAAACTCACAAATACATCTGTTCTTAATAAATCCCTCGATCAAATGGCTGATGGCTCTGTTCAGACAGTGATTGCTAGGGGCTTTGGGAGTATTTCGAAGGCTATTATGCTAGGAAGGAAATCTGTCGCTAAGGGTGGCGTTTTCTTCCACTTTAAGGGCGAGGAGTGGGGAGTAGAGCTCAGTGAGATTCCCACACAGCTATGTTCCCTTTGGAGCCCCTCTCTGGTGGGTGATTACAAGCTTCCAATTGGCAATATGAAGTTTTCAGTGATTAAAACAGATAAAATTGGCTAA
- a CDS encoding tRNA uridine 5-carboxymethylaminomethyl modification enzyme GidA: protein MRKSDYDVIVIGAGHAGVEACLAPARLGLKTLMVTTNLQRIAFLSCNPSIGGLAKGHMVRELDVLGGSMGIAADATTIQYKRLNSSKGPAVRGTRVQNDKDLYSAFQTDVLKNQENLDLLEGEVKRLILKDDVCIGVVLQDGSEIFSKSTIVTTGTFMNGVMHVGLKQEAGGRVGDAPTVGISDQLKGYGFEVKRLKTGTPARLDKNSIDWSQTIPQAGDEKIYPFSYKSPRTLALPQILCYLTRTTEKTHDIIRANLHKSPMYCGIIEGSGPRYCPSIEDKVTRFADKTSHQSFLEPEGLNTNSIYLQGVSSSLPEEVQDDFLRTIPGLENVKILRYGYAVEYDYIEPTQIWHRLETRPISQLYLAGQINGTSGYEEAASQGFLAGINAAHSILGKEEFILGRDQAYMGVLVDDLVTKGTREPYRMFTSRAEHRLILREDNTIDRLGSLAVRLGIASEESLEILANLQMRRHDFLGRLKSQKVYPTKDIQELLKTIPTPELTKSLTFEELLRRPEITCSHLPLLQFEIDEDPNVNEPVEIEVKYSGYVKRQMELIEQSKRMEELVLPEGLAYSEIRGLSNEEKDKLSQVKPRTLGQAQRISGVNPSAIQAIMIHLKGHKKMKELEFGK from the coding sequence ATGAGAAAAAGTGATTACGATGTGATTGTTATTGGTGCCGGTCATGCGGGCGTTGAAGCTTGCCTTGCTCCTGCGCGCTTAGGTTTAAAAACTCTAATGGTTACTACCAATCTTCAGCGTATCGCTTTTTTAAGCTGTAACCCTTCTATCGGTGGCTTAGCGAAGGGTCACATGGTGCGTGAGTTAGATGTACTAGGTGGCTCTATGGGGATTGCTGCCGATGCGACGACAATCCAGTACAAGAGATTGAATTCATCTAAAGGGCCGGCAGTTCGCGGAACTCGAGTGCAAAACGATAAGGATCTTTACTCTGCATTTCAGACTGACGTTTTAAAAAATCAAGAAAACTTGGATTTACTTGAAGGTGAAGTAAAGCGTCTTATTTTAAAAGATGATGTTTGTATTGGTGTTGTACTTCAGGATGGATCTGAAATTTTCAGCAAATCTACCATTGTGACAACGGGCACTTTCATGAACGGTGTAATGCACGTCGGCCTTAAACAAGAAGCCGGTGGGCGAGTGGGGGATGCACCTACAGTTGGAATTTCTGACCAACTTAAAGGCTATGGCTTTGAAGTAAAACGTCTTAAGACGGGGACTCCAGCACGTCTTGATAAAAACAGCATTGATTGGAGCCAAACGATCCCTCAGGCTGGCGATGAAAAAATTTATCCTTTTAGTTATAAATCTCCTCGTACTTTGGCTCTACCACAGATTCTCTGTTATTTGACTCGCACGACTGAAAAGACCCATGATATCATCCGTGCAAATCTTCATAAATCACCAATGTATTGTGGAATTATTGAAGGCTCTGGCCCTCGCTATTGTCCATCCATTGAAGATAAGGTCACGCGCTTTGCCGACAAAACAAGTCATCAGAGTTTTTTAGAGCCAGAAGGTCTGAATACGAATTCAATATATCTTCAAGGTGTTTCATCAAGTCTTCCTGAAGAAGTTCAAGACGATTTTCTTCGTACAATCCCAGGCTTAGAAAATGTTAAAATTCTGCGCTACGGATACGCTGTTGAGTACGACTATATTGAGCCGACTCAGATTTGGCATCGCTTGGAAACACGTCCTATTTCACAATTATATTTAGCTGGCCAGATCAATGGAACTTCCGGGTATGAAGAAGCAGCCTCTCAAGGGTTTCTAGCTGGGATCAATGCCGCTCACAGTATCCTTGGGAAAGAAGAGTTTATTCTAGGACGAGATCAAGCCTATATGGGCGTATTGGTTGACGACCTTGTCACCAAGGGGACCAGAGAGCCTTACCGCATGTTTACCTCTCGAGCAGAGCATAGATTGATCTTACGCGAAGACAATACTATTGATCGCCTGGGGAGCCTAGCAGTGCGCTTAGGAATTGCTTCCGAAGAGTCGTTGGAAATTCTTGCGAATCTTCAGATGCGTCGACATGATTTCCTTGGTCGATTAAAAAGCCAAAAGGTTTATCCCACAAAAGATATTCAAGAATTATTAAAGACTATTCCTACTCCAGAACTTACAAAGTCTTTAACTTTCGAAGAGTTGCTGCGCCGTCCCGAAATTACTTGTTCTCATCTTCCTTTGCTTCAGTTTGAGATTGATGAGGATCCAAATGTAAATGAACCGGTCGAAATTGAAGTTAAGTACTCTGGTTACGTGAAGCGTCAAATGGAGTTGATCGAACAATCTAAACGCATGGAAGAACTCGTTCTTCCAGAGGGTCTGGCTTATTCTGAGATTCGTGGTCTTTCAAACGAAGAGAAGGATAAACTTTCTCAAGTGAAGCCTCGTACTTTGGGACAGGCTCAGAGAATCAGTGGTGTTAATCCGTCTGCAATTCAAGCTATAATGATTCATCTTAAAGGTCACAAGAAGATGAAGGAGTTGGAGTTTGGAAAATAG